The following proteins come from a genomic window of Gossypium raimondii isolate GPD5lz chromosome 5, ASM2569854v1, whole genome shotgun sequence:
- the LOC105767650 gene encoding transmembrane 9 superfamily member 10: MAGHRFDVAWTFSLVALFFLRAHCFYLPGVAPEDFKKGDPLLVKVNKLTSTKTQLPYSYYSLPFCQPEHIVDSAENLGEVLRGDRIENSPYVFKMREPQMCNIVCRKILDKKAAKAFKEKINDEYRVNMILDNLPLVVPIRRPDQENAVVYQYGYHVGLRGRYAGSKEEKHFIHNHLTFTVKYHKDPLSGSARIVGFEVKPFSVRHEYEGEWNEKTRLTTCDPHAKRAVTSSESPQEVEEKKEIIFTYDVEFQESDIKWASRWDTYLLMADDQIHWFSIVNSLMIVLFLSGMVAMIMLRTLYRDISKYNQLETQEEAQEETGWKLVHGDVFRPPANSDLLCVYVGTGVQFFGMILVMMIFALLGFLSPSNRGGLMTAMLLLWVFMGLFAGYSSARLYKLFKGTEWKKITLKTAFMFPATVFAIFFVLNALIWGQKSSGAVPFGTMFALVLLWFGISVPLVFVGSYFGFKKPATEDPVKTNKIPRQIPEQAWYMKPAFSILIGGILPFGAVFIELFFILTSIWLHQFYYIFGFLFIVFVILIITCAEITVVLCYFQLCSEDYLWWWRSYLTSGSSAFYLFLYAAFYFFTKLEITKAVSGVLYFGYMLIISYSFFVLTGTIGFYACFWFTRLIYSSVKID; encoded by the exons ATGGCGGGTCATAGGTTTGACGTCGCATGGACCTTCTCTTTGGTAGCTCTCTTCTTCCTTCGAGCCCATTGTTTCTACCTCCCTGGTGTTGCTCCTGAAGATTTCAAAAAG GGAGATCCATTGTTGGTGAAAGTGAATAAGCTGACTTCAACTAAAACTCAACTTCCTTATTCCTATTATTCCCTACCATTTTGTCAGCCTGAGCATATAGTTGACAGTGCAGAGAATCTTGGGGAAGTCCTCCGTGGTGATCGTATCGAAAACTCTCCTTATGTG TTTAAAATGAGAGAACCACAAATGTGCAATATTGTATGTCgtaaaattcttgataaaaaAGCTGCAAAGGCTTTCAAGGAGAAGATCAACGATGAGTATCGAGTTAACAT GATTTTGGATAACCTTCCATTGGTTGTTCCTATAAGAAGGCCTGATCAGGAAAATGCTGTAGTGTATCAGTATGGATATCATGTTGGTCTCAGAGGACGGTATGCTGGG AGCAAGGAAGAAAAACACTTTATCCACAATCACTTGACTTTTACAGTCAAATATCACAAGGATCCATTGTCAGGCTCTGCAAGGATTGTTGGATTTGAGGTCAAACCATTCag TGTTAGACATGAATACGAAGGTGAGTGGAATGAGAAGACCCGTCTGACAACCTGTGATCCCCATGCAAAACGTGCTGTTACTAGTTCTGAATCTCCTCAAGAGgttgaagaaaaaaaggagatcatatTTACATATGATGTCGAGTTCCAG GAAAGTGATATAAAGTGGGCATCCCGATGGGATACCTATCTTCTAATGGCTGATGATCAGATCCATTGGTTCTCAATTGTTAATTCATTGATGATCGTACTTTTCCTCTCAGGGATGGTGGCTATGATCATGCTTCGAACTCTTTATCGGGATATCTCCAAGTATAACCAACTTGAAACCCAAGAAGAAGCCCAGGAGGAGACAGGGTGGAAGCTGGTCCATGGGGATGTTTTCAGGCCTCCAGCCAATTCTGACTTACTCTGTGTGTATGTAGGAACAGGGGTTCAATTTTTTGGTATGATTCTTGTTATGATGATCTTTGCTCTCCTCGGCTTTCTGTCCCCCTCAAATAGAGGTGGGTTAATGACAGCCATGCTCCTACTCTGGGTCTTCATGGGCCTGTTTGCTGGATATTCCTCAGCTCGTCTCTATAAGCTGTTCAAGGGAACAGAATGGAAGAAAATTACACTCAAAACAGCATTTATGTTCCCTGCAACTGTATTTGCCATTTTCTTTGTCTTGAATGCTCTGATATGGGGCCAGAAATCTTCAGGAGCGGTGCCATTTGGAACCATGTTTGCATTGGTATTGTTGTGGTTTGGAATCTCAGTACCACTCGTTTTTGTGGGtagttattttggttttaagaaGCCAGCAACTGAGGATCCAGTAAAAACTAATAAGATCCCAAGGCAAATTCCAGAACAGGCTTGGTACATGAAGCCAGCCTTCTCCATCCTAATTGGGGGTATACTTCCATTCGGGGCTGTTTTCATTGAGCTCTTTTTCATCCTCACTTCAATATGGTTGCATCAGTTCTATTACATATTTGGCTTCCTCTTCATTGTCTTTGTCATTCTTATTATCACTTGTGCCGAGATCACAGTCGTACTCTGCTACTTCCAGCTATGCAGTGAGGATTACCTATGGTGGTGGAGATCATACTTGACTTCGGGTTCTTCAGCATTTTACTTATTCCTCTATGCTGCCTTCTACTTCTTTACAAAGCTTGAGATCACAAAGGCAGTATCTGGGGTTTTATACTTTGGGTATATGTTGATAATATCTTACTCATTCTTCGTGCTAACTGGTACAATTGGTTTCTATGCTTGCTTCTGGTTCACAAGGCTCATCTACTCATCTGTGAAGATTGATTGA
- the LOC105767647 gene encoding MDIS1-interacting receptor like kinase 2, with translation MNNLTSLVTFEVSENYLFGHLPQQVCLGGVLESFTAHDNYFTGPIPKSLKNCASLYRVRLEHNQLIGNVSEDFGIYPHLDYLDLSGNKLIGELSSKWGQCHNLTSLRISNNNLSGELPSELGKATQLRVCDLSLNHLTGGIPKALGELKLLFNLMLNDNHLSGSIPPEMGMLSSLVHLNLAANNLNGSIPKSLRQCESLLELNLSVNRLSGGIPSEVGSLSFLQILDLSQNFLIGKIPKAVGNLKSLEKLNLSHNKLFGFFPSTFDDMLSLTSVDVSDNRLEGHLPDNKAFREASFEAFRNNKGLCGNITGLEVCSSKLSSNVDRKKNSNIVIATLIPILFTLLLVFVVFWILSSSKRRERNTENTARVVASDNLFSVCNYDGKMMYKIIVEATEEFDSKYCIGVGGHGSIYKAQLSDGQIVAVKKLHQLPEGGVGDQKAFNREIWALTEIRHRNILKLHGFCSHPQHLILVYEFLEGGSLEKILRINEQAMEFDWIKRVNVVKGMANALAYMHHDCSPPIVHRDISSKNILLDSDYEAHVADFGTARLLKPDSSNWTSFKGTFGYTAPELAYTMQVNEKCDVFSFGVVTLETLMGRHPGDIISFLSSSVSSLTPSCSSSAPFNQLLLKALLDQRLPSPREQIAAEVVFVVKLASLCLHATPQSRPSMQQVSQELSTRNPPSVKQFHTITISQLFDSSCYTS, from the exons ATGAACAATCTTACAAGTTTGGTAACTTTTGAAGTCTCTGAAAACTACTTGTTTGGCCATTTACCACAACAGGTGTGCCTTGGCGGAGTACTGGAAAGTTTTACTGCCCATGACAATTATTTCACAGGTCCAATCCCCAAGAGTTTGAAGAACTGTGCCAGCCTATACAGAGTTCGGCTTGAACACAATCAACTTATTGGGAATGTATCTGAAGATTTCGGCATATACCCACACTTGGACTATCTTGATCTGAGTGGAAATAAATTGATTGGTGAGCTATCATCGAAATGGGGTCAGTGCCACAATCTGACAAGCCTAAGGATCTCTAACAATAATCTCTCTGGTGAACTACCCTCAGAACTTGGAAAGGCAACTCAGCTACGAGTATGTGACCTTTCTTTAAATCATCTAACTGGAGGCATTCCAAAGGCACTAGGAGAGCTAAAATTGTTGTTCAACTTAATGCTGAATGATAATCATCTTTCAGGAAGTATTCCTCCTGAAATGGGAATGCTATCTAGTCTTGTTCATCTTAACTTGGCGGCAAACAACTTAAATGGCTCCATTCCAAAATCGTTGAGGCAGTGTGAAAGTCTCTTGGAACTGAACTTGAGTGTCAATAGATTGAGTGGAGGAATTCCTTCTGAGGTTGGCAGCTTGTCTTTTCTTCAAATTCTTGATCTCAGTCAGAATTTTCTGATAGGTAAAATACCGAAGGCAGTTGGGAACTTGAAATCTTTAGAAAAGCTGAACCTCTCTCACAATAAGCTCTTCGGTTTTTTTCCCTCAACTTTTGATGATATGTTAAGCTTAACATCTGTTGATGTATCCGACAATCGGTTGGAGGGTCATCTTCCAGACAACAAGGCCTTTCGAGAGGCTTCATTTGAGGCTTTCAGAAACAACAAAGGCTTGTGCGGCAATATCACAGGTTTGGAAGTATGTTCTTCAAAATTAAGCAGTAATGTTGATCGGAAAAAGAATAGCAACATTGTGATTGCAACTTTAATCCCTATTTTATTCACACTGCTTCTTGTATTTGTTGTCTTTTggattctttcttcttcaaaacGAAGAGAAAGGAATACCGAGAACACAGCAAGGGTAGTAGCTAGTGATAATTTGTTTTCAGTTTGTAACTATGATGGGAAAATGATGTACAAAATCATAGTTGAAGCAACTGAAGAATTTGACTCCAAATACTGCATTGGGGTTGGGGGACATGGAAGTATTTACAAGGCACAATTGTCTGATGGTCAAATTGTTGCTGTGAAAAAACTTCACCAACTTCCAGAAGGTGGGGTGGGAGATCAGAAAGCTTTCAACCGTGAGATTTGGGCCTTGACTGAAATACGCCATCGCAATATTCTGAAACTTCATGGTTTCTGTTCCCATCCCCAACACTTGATTTTGGTATACGAGTTCTTGGAAGGGGGAAGCCTGGAGAAGATACTGAGGATTAATGAACAAGCAATGGAATTTGATTGGATTAAGAGGGTAAATGTTGTCAAAGGCATGGCTAATGCTTTGGCCTATATGCACCATGACTGCTCCCCTCCTATTGTCCATCGTGACATTTCAAGCAAGAACATTCTGCTAGATTCAGACTATGAGGCTCACGTTGCAGATTTTGGCACTGCCCGGCTTCTTAAGCCTGATTCATCCAATTGGACCTCATTTAAAGGCACTTTTGGTTACACTGCTCCAG AGCTTGCTTACACCATGCAAGTGAATGAAAAATGTGATGTATTTAGCTTTGGAGTGGTGACACTGGAAACGCTTATGGGAAGGCATCCTGGGGATATAATATCTTTTCTGTCATCATCAGTTTCTTCACTCACACCATCATGTTCATCATCAGCACCCTTCAATCAGTTACTACTGAAGGCTCTGTTAGACCAGCGTCTTCCCTCTCCTAGGGAACAAATAGCAGCGGAAGTGGTCTTCGTTGTAAAACTTGCATCTCTATGCCTACATGCCACTCCACAATCTCGACCAAGTATGCAACAAGTTTCTCAGGAGCTGTCAACTCGGAACCCACCCTCGGTGAAGCAGTTTCACACAATAACTATAAGCCAATTGTTTGATTCCAGCTGTTATACATCCTGA
- the LOC105785055 gene encoding LOW QUALITY PROTEIN: MDIS1-interacting receptor like kinase 2 (The sequence of the model RefSeq protein was modified relative to this genomic sequence to represent the inferred CDS: inserted 3 bases in 2 codons) — translation MLFFINKLASSSFRVFFFSLLLVSSFHVFISVSGTFRDEASTRQKEPNALLKWKASLDNQSQSSLSSWDGNGHCNWTGIICDKSRRVHQLNLSRFGLKGKLHGFSFSSFPKLNVIDLSSNYLRGTIPSGVGNLSRLTYLDLSSNNLSGYIPFEIGKLRSISELYLKVTSXNRFDPPSIGNLTDLSFLYLXQNKLSGSIPQQIGMLKSLYKLALSDNNLVGSLPPSIGNLSNLSGLRLYNNKILGSIPKEIGMLGSLEGINLSNNSLSGEIPASIGNLTKVNSLYLSANNFHGSIPQEIGKMRSLIDLELANANLSGLIPASIGNLKNLSYLYLHLNSLSGFIPSSIGNLTNLIDLFLHCNKLQGSIPWELGKLESLHQLILFNNSLSGFIPEEMNNLTSLVTFEVSENYLFGHLPQQVCLGGVLESFTAHDNYFTGPIPKSLKNCTSLHRVRLEHNQLIGNVSEDFGIYPNLDYLDLSGNKLIGELSSKWGQCHNLTNLRISNNNLSGELPSELGKATQLRVCDLSLNHLTGGIPKALGELKLLFNLMLNDNHLSGSIPPEMGMLSSLVHLNLAANNLNGSIPIWLRQCENLLELNLSVNRFGGGIPSEVGSLSFLQILDLSQNFLIGKIPKAVGNLKSLEKLNLSHNKLFGFFPSTFDDMLSLTSVDVSDNRLEGHLPDNKAFREASFEAFRNNKGLCGNITGLEVCSSKLSSNVDRKKNSKIVIATVAPILFTLLLVFVVFWILSSSKRRERNTENTPRVVASDSLFEICNYDDKMYENIVEATEEFDSKYCIGVGGYGTVYRAELSDGQIVAVKKLHPLPEGGVGDQKAFNSEIWALTEIRHRNILKLHGFCSHPQHLILVYEFLEGGSLEKILRIDEQAMEFDWIKRVNVVKGMANAVAYMHHDCSPPMVHRDISSKNILLDSEYEAHVADFGAARLLKPDSSNWTSFKGTFGYTAPELAYTMQVNEKCDVFSFGVVTLETLMGRHPGDIISFLSSSVSSLTPSCSSSAPFNQLLLKALLDQRLPSPREQIAAEVVSVVKLASLCLHATPQSRPSMEQVSQELSTQNPPLVKQFHTITIGQLFDSSCYTS, via the exons ATGCTATTTTTTATCAACAAACTAGCCTCTTCATCATTCAGGGTCTTCTTCTTCAGCCTGCTTTTGGTTTCTTCTTTCCATGTCTTTATTTCTGTTTCAGGAACTTTTAGAGACGAAGCATCGACAAGACAGAAGGAACCGAATGCTCTTCTAAAATGGAAGGCTAGTCTTGATAATCAAAGTCAATCCTCCCTCTCTTCTTGGGATGGAAATGGCCACTGTAACTGGACTGGGATAATTTGTGACAAGTCTAGAAGAGTCCACCAGTTAAACCTTTCAAGGTTCGGTTTGAAAGGTAAACTTCATGGTTTTAGCTTCTCTTCTTTCCCCAAACTTAATGTTATTGATCTCAGCTCCAATTATCTCAGGGGAACCATCCCATCAGGTGTTGGTAATCTATCTAGATTAACATACCTGGACTTGTCGTCCAATAATCTCTCTGGATATATTCCCTTTGAAATAGGAAAGTTAAGGTCTATTTCAGAGCTTTATCTGAAAGTAACATC TAACAGGTTCGATCCTCCTTCCATAGGAAACCTGACAGACCTGTCTTTTCTCTACT CACAAAACAAGCTCTCTGGTTCTATACCTCAACAAATTGGAATGTTGAAGTCCCTGTATAAACTTGCACTCTCTGACAATAATCTGGTCGGTTCTCTCCCTCCCTCTATTGGAAACTTAAGCAACTTATCTGGTCTTCGcctttataacaataaaattttgggaTCCATACCAAAAGAAATTGGAATGCTGGGTTCCCTTGAAGGGATTAATTTGTCCAATAATAGTCTAAGTGGTGAAATTCCTGCTTCTATAGGAAACCTGACCAAAGTAAATAGTCTCTACCTTTCTGCTAACAACTTTCATGGTTCGATTCCTCAAGAGATCGGAAAAATGAGATCTCTCATTGACCTTGAATTGGCAAACGCAAATCTCTCGGGTTTAATCCCTGCTTCTATAGGAAACTTGAAAAACCTGTCATATCTTTACCTTCATCTTAATTCACTATCAGGATTTATTCCTTCTAGTATTGGAAACTTGACCAATCTCATTGACCTATTCCTGCACTGTAATAAGTTACAGGGCTCGATTCCTTGGGAATTAGGTAAACTCGAATCCCTTCATCAGCTAATACTGTTCAACAACAGTCTCAGTGGTTTCATTCCAGAAGAGATGAACAATCTTACAAGTTTGGTAACTTTTGAAGTCTCTGAAAACTACTTGTTTGGCCATTTACCACAACAGGTGTGCCTTGGCGGAGTACTGGAAAGTTTTACTGCCCATGACAATTATTTCACAGGTCCAATCCCCAAGAGCTTGAAGAACTGTACCAGCTTACACAGAGTTCGGCTTGAACACAATCAACTTATTGGGAATGTATCTGAAGATTTCGGCATATACCCAAACTTGGACTATCTTGATCTGAGTGGTAATAAATTGATTGGTGAGCTATCATCGAAATGGGGTCAGTGCCACAATCTAACAAACCTAAGGATCTCTAACAATAATCTCTCTGGTGAACTACCCTCAGAACTTGGAAAGGCAACTCAGCTACGAGTATGTGACCTTTCTTTAAATCATCTAACTGGAGGCATTCCAAAGGCACTAGGAGAGCTAAAATTGTTGTTCAACTTAATGCTGAATGATAATCATCTGTCAGGAAGTATTCCTCCTGAAATGGGAATGCTATCTAGTCTTGTTCATCTTAACTTGGCGGCAAACAACTTAAATGGCTCCATTCCAATATGGTTGAGGCAGTGTGAAAATCTCTTGGAACTGAATTTGAGTGTCAATAGATTTGGTGGAGGAATTCCTTCTGAGGTTGGCAGCTTGTCTTTTCTTCAAATTCTTGATCTCAGTCAGAATTTTCTGATAGGTAAAATACCGAAGGCAGTTGGGAACTTGAAATCTTTAGAAAAGCTGAACCTCTCTCACAATAAGCTCTTCGGTTTTTTTCCCTCAACTTTTGATGATATGTTAAGCTTAACATCTGTTGATGTATCCGACAATCGGTTGGAGGGTCATCTTCCAGACAACAAGGCCTTTCGAGAGGCTTCATTTGAGGCTTTCAGAAACAACAAAGGCTTGTGCGGCAATATCACAGGTTTGGAAGTATGTTCTTCAAAATTAAGCAGTAATGTTGATCGGAAAAAGAATAGCAAAATTGTGATTGCAACTGTAGCCCCTATTTTATTCACACTGCTTCTTGTATTTGTTGTCTTTTggattctttcttcttcaaaacGAAGAGAAAGGAATACCGAGAACACACCAAGGGTAGTAGCAAGTGATTCTCTGTTTGAAATTTGCAACTATGATGACAAAATGTATGAAAACATAGTTGAAGCAACTGAAGAATTTGACTCCAAATACTGCATTGGAGTTGGGGGATATGGAACTGTTTACAGGGCAGAATTGTCTGATGGTCAAATTGTTGCTGTGAAAAAACTTCACCCACTTCCAGAAGGTGGGGTGGGAGATCAGAAAGCTTTCAACAGCGAGATTTGGGCCTTGACTGAAATACGCCATCGCAATATTCTGAAACTTCATGGTTTCTGTTCCCATCCCCAACACTTGATTTTGGTATACGAGTTCTTGGAAGGGGGAAGCCTGGAGAAGATACTGAGGATTGATGAACAAGCAATGGAATTTGATTGGATTAAGAGGGTAAATGTTGTTAAAGGCATGGCTAATGCCGTGGCCTATATGCACCATGACTGCTCCCCTCCTATGGTCCATCGTGACATTTCAAGCAAGAACATTCTGCTAGATTCAGAATATGAGGCTCACGTTGCAGACTTTGGCGCTGCCCGGCTTCTTAAGCCTGATTCATCCAATTGGACCTCATTTAAAGGCACTTTTGGTTACACTGCTCCAG AGCTTGCTTACACCATGCAAGTGAATGAAAAATGTGATGTATTTAGCTTTGGAGTGGTGACACTGGAAACGCTTATGGGAAGGCATCCTGGGGATATAATATCTTTTCTGTCATCATCAGTTTCTTCACTCACACCATCATGTTCATCATCAGCACCCTTCAATCAGTTACTACTGAAGGCTCTGTTAGACCAGCGTCTTCCATCTCCTAGGGAACAAATAGCAGCGGAAGTGGTCTCTGTTGTAAAACTTGCATCTCTATGCCTACATGCCACCCCGCAATCTCGACCAAGTATGGAACAAGTTTCTCAGGAGCTGTCAACTCAGAATCCACCCTTGGTGAAGCAGTTTCACACAATAACAATAGGCCAACTGTTTGATTCCAGCTGTTATACATCCTGA
- the LOC128041332 gene encoding probable leucine-rich repeat receptor-like protein kinase At1g35710, whose amino-acid sequence MTWTVASDWKIVEWNEWDMKHLATSILFNPNKHEEMRNTKVRTFRDEASTRQKEPNALLKWKASLDNQSQSSLSSWDGNGHCNWTGIICDKSRRVHQLKLSRFGLKGKLHGFSFSSFPKLNVIDLSSNYLRGTIPSGVGNLSRLTYLDLSSNNLSGYIPFEIGKLRSISELYLESNILTGSIPPSIGNLTDLSFLYLHKNKLSGSIPQQIGMLKSLYKLALSDNNLVGSLPPSIGNLSNLSGLRLYNNKILGSIPKEIGMLGSLEGINLSNNSLSGEIPASIGNLTKVNSLYLSANNFHGSIPQEIGKMRSLIDLELAVANLSGLIPASIGNLKNLYRARFLGN is encoded by the exons ATGACTTGGACTGTTGCTAGCGATTGGAAAATTGTTGAATGGAACGAGTGGGATATGAAACACCTGGCCACCAGCATACTTTTCAACCCCAATAAACACGAAGAAATGCGGAACACAAAAGTAC GAACTTTTAGAGACGAAGCATCGACAAGACAGAAGGAACCGAATGCTCTTCTAAAATGGAAGGCTAGTCTTGATAATCAAAGTCAATCCTCCCTCTCTTCTTGGGATGGAAATGGCCACTGTAACTGGACTGGGATAATTTGTGACAAGTCTAGAAGAGTCCACCAGTTAAAACTTTCAAGGTTCGGTTTGAAAGGTAAACTTCATGGTTTTAGCTTCTCTTCTTTCCCCAAACTTAATGTTATTGATCTCAGCTCCAATTATCTCAGGGGAACCATCCCATCAGGTGTTGGTAATCTATCTAGATTAACATACCTGGACTTGTCGTCCAATAATCTCTCTGGATATATTCCCTTTGAAATAGGAAAGTTAAGGTCTATTTCAGAGCTTTATCTGGAAAGTAACATCCTAACAGGTTCGATCCCTCCTTCCATAGGAAACCTGACAGACCTGTCTTTTCTCTACTTACACAAAAACAAGCTCTCTGGTTCTATACCTCAACAAATTGGAATGTTGAAGTCCCTGTATAAACTTGCACTCTCTGACAATAATCTGGTCGGTTCTCTCCCTCCCTCTATTGGAAACTTAAGCAACTTATCTGGTCTTCGcctttataacaataaaattttgggaTCCATACCAAAAGAAATTGGAATGCTGGGTTCCCTTGAAGGGATTAATTTGTCCAATAATAGTCTAAGTGGTGAAATTCCTGCTTCTATAGGAAACCTGACCAAAGTAAATAGTCTCTACCTTTCTGCTAACAACTTTCATGGTTCGATTCCTCAAGAGATCGGAAAAATGAGATCTCTCATTGACCTTGAATTGGCAGTCGCAAATCTCTCGGGTTTAATCCCTGCTTCTATAGGAAACTTGAAAAACCT TTACAGGGCTCGATTCCTTGGGAATTAG